A section of the Cyanobium sp. ATX 6F1 genome encodes:
- a CDS encoding response regulator transcription factor, giving the protein MTAAAVDDPTLKRVLVVDPHPTLRTVLAQRLRQDGHLTAAVASSIEALQLCEELTPDLLVSAELLEESSALRLAGQLRCPVMVLTARSGAEPIVALLDAGADDVLRKPFGLEELAARCRNLLRRNGSGLQERVCVGPLDVHVLLRQVTLREEPVELSPREFALLCALLMPPGVVRSRQELLRMAWPPFSGGPRSVDTQVLTLRRKLEQAGLGEGGGIETVRQQGYRFSLETLPEASSSPAVSATLGQPAGAS; this is encoded by the coding sequence CTGACCGCCGCCGCCGTGGACGACCCCACCCTCAAGCGGGTGCTGGTGGTGGATCCCCACCCCACCCTGCGCACGGTGCTGGCCCAGCGGCTGCGCCAGGACGGCCACCTCACCGCCGCCGTGGCCAGCTCCATTGAGGCGCTGCAACTCTGTGAAGAGCTCACCCCCGACCTGCTGGTGAGTGCCGAGTTGCTGGAGGAAAGCTCCGCCCTGCGCCTGGCGGGCCAGTTGCGTTGCCCGGTGATGGTGCTCACGGCCCGCTCCGGGGCCGAGCCGATCGTCGCCCTGCTCGATGCCGGCGCCGACGACGTGCTGCGCAAGCCCTTCGGCCTCGAGGAACTGGCGGCCCGTTGCCGCAACCTGTTGCGCCGCAATGGCAGCGGCCTGCAGGAGCGGGTCTGCGTGGGCCCCCTGGATGTGCATGTGCTGCTGCGCCAGGTGACCCTGCGGGAGGAACCGGTGGAACTCAGCCCGCGGGAATTCGCCCTGCTCTGCGCCCTGCTGATGCCCCCTGGGGTGGTGCGCAGCCGTCAAGAGTTGTTGCGCATGGCCTGGCCCCCGTTCAGCGGCGGCCCCCGCTCGGTGGACACCCAGGTGCTCACCCTGCGGCGCAAGCTGGAGCAGGCGGGTCTGGGGGAAGGTGGCGGCATCGAAACGGTGCGCCAGCAGGGCTACCGCTTCAGCCTCGAAACCCTGCCGGAGGCCAGCAGCAGCCCAGCCGTCTCAGCAACCCTGGGTCAACCCGCCGGCGCCAGCTGA